The genomic interval GCTAGCCTTTTGTAAATTGGCATCACTCAAGTCATGCTCAACCAAGTTGGCCTCGTCAAGCTGACGGCCACTGAGATCAGCACCCACAAACCGATCACAATCAAGGGTGGCTAATGGCTGAAAACCTTTCTTATCATAAATGTGGATCATGCAGGCTCCTGCTCTCGATCATTGTCTAATTCGAATTTGAACCCAGTAATGCCACATTTATATGCCGCCAATTCACAGGCCTGATAGAGCGCAGCGCCCAGTGGTTCTTGTTGTATCAGCGCATTGATGAGTGCCGCATTAAAGGTATCGCCAGCACCCAAAGTTTCTACCACAGGTGAAACCGGGTGTGCCGGAGAATGAATGCTCTCTCCTTTCTCATCAATGGCATAAGCACCCTGCTCACCCCAGCAACAAATAAGATAATTTGCCTGGTAGAGCTTACGCATATCAGTAAGAAATGGCATCGGCTCATAGTAAGTACTTTGCTCGACAAAGGTGCGTGAAAAAATAAGTACATCAGGGTAGTCAAATAATTGCTCGATGCCCTCGCGTTGTTTTTCGATCTCTAAAGAAACAGGAATATCAGGATGC from Gammaproteobacteria bacterium carries:
- a CDS encoding pentapeptide repeat-containing protein produces the protein MIHIYDKKGFQPLATLDCDRFVGADLSGRQLDEANLVEHDLSDANLQKAS